The proteins below come from a single Kitasatospora sp. NBC_00315 genomic window:
- a CDS encoding class I SAM-dependent methyltransferase has protein sequence MARQLAEQLAGRTEQRVLDVGCGQGTQALRLARAGHFVTGIDSDPVTLGAAQGALAHEPDEVRGRVQLLSGDGHQCGRWFGARSFDVVLCHGVLTYLPDPDPMIASLARLLAPGGILSLVVRNRDALAMRPGAEGDWRAALHAFESDRYYNRLGLSARADRLCDLAVTLSEVSVPLKHWYGVRVFTDNAPDDAAPPVDGRRLAQLLDAEERAGRTDPYRQIAALLHVVGGK, from the coding sequence GTGGCCCGCCAGCTCGCCGAGCAGCTGGCCGGCCGGACCGAGCAGCGCGTGCTGGACGTCGGCTGCGGCCAGGGCACCCAGGCGCTGCGCCTGGCCCGGGCCGGCCACTTCGTCACCGGCATCGACTCCGACCCCGTCACCCTCGGCGCCGCCCAGGGCGCGCTCGCCCACGAGCCGGACGAGGTCCGCGGGCGGGTCCAGCTGCTCAGCGGGGACGGGCACCAGTGCGGGCGCTGGTTCGGCGCCCGCAGCTTCGACGTGGTGCTCTGCCACGGCGTGCTGACCTACCTGCCCGACCCGGATCCGATGATCGCCTCACTGGCCCGGCTGCTCGCCCCCGGCGGGATCCTCTCGCTGGTCGTCCGCAACCGCGACGCGCTGGCCATGCGCCCGGGCGCGGAGGGCGACTGGCGCGCGGCCCTGCACGCCTTCGAGAGCGACCGCTACTACAACCGGCTCGGCCTCAGTGCCCGCGCCGACCGCCTCTGCGACCTGGCCGTCACGCTGTCCGAGGTGTCCGTACCGCTCAAGCACTGGTACGGCGTACGGGTCTTCACCGACAACGCGCCGGACGACGCGGCGCCGCCGGTGGACGGCCGCCGGCTCGCCCAGCTGCTGGACGCCGAGGAACGCGCCGGCCGCACGGATCCGTACCGGCAGATAGCCGCGCTGCTGCACGTGGTGGGCGGCAAGTAG